The nucleotide window TTATTTTGTATGGCTATGTATATTAAAATCTAATTTTTTCAACAACAAAGGAAGTTCTAAATAATCATCAATTATTGCATCGGCTTCTATATCAGTCCACTGATTATTTTTTTTCCAAATCCCCTTCATTCCTACATTTTGGGCAGCTTTTACATCATTTTCAGGATGGTCACCAATAAATACACTTTCCGAAGGCTCTACATTTAATTGTTCTAATGCATTCATAAAGATTTGGGGATTAGGTTTCTTGATTCCTTCCCATTCGGATACTAAGATTACATCAAAATATTTCTCAATTTCTAAGGCTTTAATGTTATCCATTTGGAACTGACCATATCCATTTGTAATCATACCTAAAGCGATTTTATTATTTTTTAGCTCCTCTAGCATTTTGTGAATATGAGGAAATCCTACACAATGATGCTTAAATTGTTTCACATAATCTTGAAGAAGTTCTTCCCACGTTAAAGAAGGGATATTAAATTCAGAAATCAGTTGTTGATATACTTTGTCTTTCCAAACATATCCGTGATTATCTAATTCAATAAATCGTGAAATATATTGCTCTTTTGGAATATGAGAAAGTA belongs to Solibacillus sp. FSL W7-1436 and includes:
- a CDS encoding HAD family hydrolase: MFKAVLFDLDGTLLNRDKSVELFINQQYERLYELLSHIPKEQYISRFIELDNHGYVWKDKVYQQLISEFNIPSLTWEELLQDYVKQFKHHCVGFPHIHKMLEELKNNKIALGMITNGYGQFQMDNIKALEIEKYFDVILVSEWEGIKKPNPQIFMNALEQLNVEPSESVFIGDHPENDVKAAQNVGMKGIWKKNNQWTDIEADAIIDDYLELPLLLKKLDFNIHSHTK